Within Aspergillus oryzae RIB40 DNA, chromosome 2, the genomic segment ACGATCGCTCCTGCTACTGCTTTCCTGGCTAAAGCCCTTGTCCTCACCGTCATCTACAGTAAGGAAACTGGTTGCGTTGGTCGCAGGAGAAATAGGAGTCATGTTATTGCTGTAGTTACTGATGCTGTGGGTTCTGGTACAACTGTTCCGCTGAGAGTTCGATGGGCCAGATGTGCGTCCCGATGAATTAGTGTTGGCGTGATGGCGACGATAGTTTTGCGGACCATTGCGTGAACTGCTCGGTCTTTCGCCTGTGATATCCCCCGTACTGTCGCGGACGCTTGAATGATCCTGTGAATCGTCCTCGCGCGAGTTAGAGAAAATGACGGCGGCCAGAACCGTGGGGTCCCGTGAAGAGTGATTCGTGTCAAGGGAAGAGTGGCCGTCGGCGGCCCCATTGGATACTCCGGAGTCCGTCCGAATCCTGTTTCTGTCTGGGGACGCGCCTGCGATGGAGACCATGGTAAGGTCTGGCACAGCGTTGGACGACTTTCGCGATGGGGTTTGGGAGGGCAAAGGACTTCCAGTTATGTCCATCGAAGGACCGGCTGTATCCGGAGAGACGACAGGACTAATGGTGTTCTCGTTAAGACTCCCGCGCGAGGTTCCAGAATCCACGGACGAGTGGACTGCACCAAAATAATCCGTTTCGCGCCGGCCACTATTTTCATTGGGTGGGGGTGATTGTTTGGCAGGAGTATCCGGTCCGCTCGTCGTTAACGGTGCACGGAGACctttgaagcctttcaaacTCACAGCTGGACTCTGAGTACAAGGAGATACCACGTCATCAGGGCCACTTTCGTCTAACAAgatctgctttcttttctccaaatCAGCGAGGTGATGCCATCTGGACTGATTGTTTCGGATATGTTCAACAATGAATCGCATATCGGGCAAGATATCCGCTACGCCCTCGAATAGAGGAAGAGCGAATATAGACATGAAACCGATCTGACCTATGGCGAGTTTGTATACGTTTCCGAGTTCTGGTGGCCCACCGAACAAAGCAGTTTCCATGCCAACCTCCTTTTCCATCTCACCCTGGTTGGCGAACTCTTCCTGCAGAATCTTGGTCCATTTTTCAGCCACATCCCACGGCCGCGCCACGTTACTGATATCGGCGCATTTGATTAGTAGACCACAAAGAAGAGTCTTGTACATATCGAGATCCTGGGGCTTCCATCCATCAACAGTCTGGCCGTTCTCATAGAACTTCTCCTGCAAAGACCCCAATCGCTCCATGAACTTCTGGTGGACGCCCATGTCTGTTGCCAAGATCGAGCTGATCAGCAATTTGCGGATTTGCTTATCCTTAAA encodes:
- the pdeB gene encoding 3',5'-cyclic-nucleotide phosphodiesterase PDE2 (predicted protein); protein product: MGVHQKFMERLGSLQEKFYENGQTVDGWKPQDLDMYKTLLCGLLIKCADISNVARPWDVAEKWTKILQEEFANQGEMEKEVGMETALFGGPPELGNVYKLAIGQIGFMSIFALPLFEGVADILPDMRFIVEHIRNNQSRWHHLADLEKRKQILLDESGPDDVVSPCTQSPAVSLKGFKGLRAPLTTSGPDTPAKQSPPPNENSGRRETDYFGAVHSSVDSGTSRGSLNENTISPVVSPDTAGPSMDITGSPLPSQTPSRKSSNAVPDLTMVSIAGASPDRNRIRTDSGVSNGAADGHSSLDTNHSSRDPTVLAAVIFSNSREDDSQDHSSVRDSTGDITGERPSSSRNGPQNYRRHHANTNSSGRTSGPSNSQRNSCTRTHSISNYSNNMTPISPATNATSFLTVDDGEDKGFSQESSSRSDRESDRGDARPASSNIDRESEGRPPQSSHTSHSQSDEMNKNHLMAPVKGNGNGYSKQSAHPPGSPKHDGNGQQWDGSSGGEQPSRKLLKRRSRLRLAFWKRKTHHSHHHELSGES